A genomic window from Cytobacillus suaedae includes:
- a CDS encoding ABC transporter ATP-binding protein — MDIHVMDVSKSFDQKQVINNISLTIPKGEICCLLGPSGSGKTTLIRLMIGAITPDQGTIQFEDVQMPNMKMLKKIGFMPQNDALYDDLSAEANLNFFGGLYRIDKSKLEKRIDEVLAVVDLTEHRRKLVRNFSGGMKKRLSLAAALLHSPKILFLDEPTVGIDPVLRRTIWDQFQIIKNSGTTIIVSTHVMDEVTECDKAALIYNGSLIEYDTVTNLLGKTKNGRVEELFFIASSELKGGAVE, encoded by the coding sequence ATGGATATTCATGTCATGGATGTTAGTAAAAGTTTTGATCAAAAACAAGTTATAAATAATATCTCTCTCACGATTCCAAAAGGAGAAATTTGTTGTTTGCTTGGTCCTTCTGGTTCAGGAAAAACAACATTGATTCGCCTAATGATTGGCGCAATTACTCCAGATCAGGGGACTATTCAATTTGAAGATGTACAAATGCCAAATATGAAAATGTTAAAAAAGATAGGATTTATGCCACAGAATGATGCGTTATATGACGATTTATCAGCTGAAGCTAATTTGAATTTTTTTGGAGGACTTTACAGAATTGATAAATCTAAGTTGGAAAAGCGTATTGATGAGGTACTGGCTGTAGTTGATTTAACAGAGCATCGAAGGAAATTGGTGAGAAATTTTTCAGGTGGTATGAAAAAGCGCCTATCCCTTGCTGCTGCCCTTTTACACTCTCCTAAAATATTGTTCTTGGATGAACCAACAGTAGGAATCGATCCGGTGTTACGTCGAACGATTTGGGATCAGTTTCAAATCATTAAAAATTCCGGTACAACTATTATTGTATCTACCCATGTGATGGATGAAGTGACAGAATGTGATAAAGCTGCACTCATTTATAATGGTTCCTTGATTGAATATGATACAGTGACGAATTTACTTGGAAAAACAAAAAACGGTCGAGTAGAGGAATTGTTTTTCATTGCCTCCAGTGAATTGAAGGGTGGTGCTGTAGAATGA
- a CDS encoding ABC transporter permease yields MIHLAKRVIRQTINDKRSVMMILVAPLLILTLVYFLLGDSDYVPILGIDKNTMPGSLVTALEEQDLNVVDVKDIGAEQPEDYLKDNPDVDAIFTLSESSGMNITMYEPSTKGAKAASEIQAAMASLNPSAKINMSYVYGTQEQSSFDSLGYVFLALFSFFLVFIISGMALVRERSGGTLERLLMTPIKRGEVILGYTVGYGVFAIVQAIIIVLYSIFVLQLHSSGNIGWILLTMVLLAVTAVSFGATISIFASSELQVVQMIPFTIIPQVFFSGLIPLDLIPYHLGNLCYIMPIYYGAAAIKGVMVYGDGFLQIWGYLLGLILFAFMLYVINTQALKKFREL; encoded by the coding sequence ATGATACATTTAGCCAAACGTGTTATCCGTCAAACAATAAATGACAAACGAAGCGTTATGATGATCTTAGTTGCTCCACTGTTGATTTTAACTTTAGTTTACTTTTTATTGGGTGATTCAGACTATGTGCCGATATTAGGAATTGATAAGAACACTATGCCAGGTTCGCTAGTAACTGCATTGGAAGAACAAGATTTGAATGTGGTCGATGTTAAAGATATTGGTGCCGAACAGCCAGAAGACTATTTGAAAGACAATCCTGATGTGGATGCGATTTTTACGCTCTCAGAAAGCTCCGGAATGAATATCACAATGTATGAGCCATCTACTAAAGGTGCTAAAGCTGCTAGTGAGATTCAAGCAGCCATGGCTTCATTAAATCCTTCAGCAAAAATAAATATGTCCTATGTTTATGGGACACAAGAACAGAGTAGTTTTGATTCTCTTGGTTATGTGTTTCTTGCATTATTCTCGTTTTTCTTGGTGTTTATCATTTCGGGTATGGCACTTGTGAGAGAGCGAAGTGGCGGGACATTGGAACGGTTATTGATGACTCCGATTAAACGAGGTGAGGTCATTCTTGGTTATACGGTAGGGTATGGTGTTTTTGCTATAGTTCAAGCAATTATCATTGTGCTTTATTCCATTTTTGTACTTCAATTACATTCATCAGGTAACATTGGTTGGATTTTGCTCACAATGGTTTTATTAGCCGTGACGGCGGTTTCATTTGGTGCTACGATTTCCATTTTTGCTAGCTCAGAACTTCAAGTGGTACAAATGATTCCGTTTACTATTATTCCACAAGTATTTTTTTCGGGGTTGATTCCCCTAGACTTAATTCCTTACCATCTTGGAAATCTATGTTACATTATGCCGATTTATTATGGAGCAGCAGCCATCAAAGGTGTCATGGTTTATGGTGATGGTTTCTTGCAAATCTGGGGCTATCTTCTTGGTTTAATCTTGTTTGCGTTCATGTTATACGTAATAAACACACAAGCACTAAAAAAATTCAGGGAATTGTAG
- a CDS encoding DUF1128 domain-containing protein, with amino-acid sequence MDLTQKSVENVEYMIEQIKEKLKVLNLGAIKPSHFNEEMYEELRDIYNLVMKKASFSPNEMQAIVEELGSLRKGI; translated from the coding sequence ATGGATTTAACTCAAAAATCTGTTGAAAACGTAGAGTACATGATAGAACAAATAAAAGAAAAATTAAAAGTATTAAACCTAGGTGCAATTAAACCATCTCATTTCAACGAAGAGATGTACGAAGAACTAAGAGATATTTATAACTTAGTCATGAAAAAGGCATCTTTCAGCCCAAATGAAATGCAAGCAATCGTTGAAGAACTAGGATCGTTACGTAAAGGTATATAA
- a CDS encoding low molecular weight phosphotyrosine protein phosphatase, whose protein sequence is MINVLFVCLGNICRSPMAEAIFRDMIKREGLEDKILVDSAGTGDWHIGNPPHEGTRKILLDNKIDFSTIVARQVAKEDVLKFDYIIAMDAENLGNLRRMAGFEKTGYIGRLLDFVDGSKIADVPDPYFTGNFDETFSLVKAGCEGLLKTIQKEHQLS, encoded by the coding sequence ATGATCAACGTCTTGTTTGTCTGTTTAGGAAATATCTGTAGGTCACCAATGGCTGAGGCAATTTTTAGAGATATGATAAAAAGAGAAGGTCTTGAGGATAAAATCCTTGTTGATTCTGCAGGAACTGGAGATTGGCATATCGGAAATCCACCTCATGAAGGAACAAGAAAAATCTTATTGGATAACAAAATTGACTTTAGTACAATTGTGGCAAGACAGGTAGCGAAAGAGGATGTCTTAAAATTTGACTATATCATTGCGATGGATGCAGAGAACTTAGGCAATCTTCGCCGAATGGCTGGTTTTGAAAAGACAGGCTATATTGGACGTCTGTTAGATTTTGTTGATGGAAGTAAGATTGCAGATGTGCCCGATCCTTATTTTACAGGAAACTTCGATGAAACCTTCTCTTTAGTAAAAGCGGGATGTGAAGGTCTGCTTAAAACAATCCAGAAGGAACATCAATTATCATAA
- a CDS encoding YtxH domain-containing protein has translation MGKRNKLVESMLIGAAIGAVVSLFDKDTRETVIQNGKAVSRKSAEIIKNPEVVTGKIKDNIRMVRSTINEITEDVKFLATKVNELNEKTPEMIGMIKETKDAFAKTITLEGEKNSKIEG, from the coding sequence ATGGGCAAACGTAACAAATTGGTAGAAAGCATGCTTATAGGAGCAGCTATAGGGGCAGTGGTATCCTTATTTGATAAAGATACGAGAGAAACAGTTATACAGAATGGAAAGGCTGTTTCTAGAAAATCTGCTGAAATTATAAAAAATCCAGAAGTAGTAACTGGGAAAATTAAAGACAATATTAGAATGGTACGTTCAACGATTAATGAAATAACAGAAGATGTAAAATTTTTAGCAACCAAAGTAAATGAACTAAATGAAAAGACACCAGAAATGATAGGAATGATTAAAGAAACAAAAGACGCATTTGCAAAAACAATAACATTAGAGGGAGAAAAAAACTCTAAAATAGAGGGGTGA
- a CDS encoding YihY/virulence factor BrkB family protein, which yields MMVEKSGFNLSFLKELFKRFGEDEVGGLSAELAYFFLLSLFPFLIFLVTLIGFLPVSQVDVLNFIREYAPGQTMDMIEENLNAILGSHNEGLLSFGIIATIWSASNGINAVVRAFNRAYDVKETRSFIVARAISVLLTFAMVFVIIVALLLPVFGKQIGIFVFSSLGLSEHFLDIWNAARWILSALILFIVFTFLYYIAPNRKLKIREVLTGSFFATFGWMFVSLAFSYYVSNFGNYTATYGSLGGIIVLMIWFYLSGMIIILGGEINAILNCHRVRSVK from the coding sequence ATGATGGTCGAAAAGAGTGGCTTTAATCTCTCTTTCCTAAAGGAGCTGTTTAAGCGTTTTGGAGAGGATGAGGTAGGAGGACTATCAGCAGAACTTGCTTATTTCTTTTTACTGTCTTTATTTCCATTCCTTATTTTCTTAGTAACACTTATCGGATTTCTGCCTGTTTCGCAAGTTGATGTATTAAACTTTATCCGTGAATATGCTCCTGGTCAAACGATGGATATGATTGAGGAGAATTTGAACGCTATCCTTGGAAGTCATAATGAAGGGTTATTGTCTTTTGGTATTATAGCTACTATTTGGTCTGCTTCAAATGGAATTAATGCGGTCGTGAGGGCATTCAATCGTGCGTATGATGTGAAAGAAACACGATCTTTTATTGTTGCTCGTGCCATCTCGGTACTTCTAACCTTTGCAATGGTTTTTGTTATTATAGTGGCCTTATTGTTACCCGTATTTGGAAAACAAATAGGAATATTTGTTTTTTCTTCTTTAGGGTTGTCAGAACACTTTTTAGACATATGGAATGCCGCAAGATGGATACTTAGTGCATTGATTTTATTTATTGTATTTACATTCTTATATTACATTGCACCCAATCGGAAGTTAAAGATTAGAGAAGTATTAACCGGTTCTTTCTTTGCTACTTTTGGCTGGATGTTTGTTTCTCTGGCGTTTTCTTACTATGTGAGTAACTTTGGTAATTATACAGCTACATATGGGAGTCTTGGAGGAATTATCGTCTTGATGATTTGGTTTTACTTGTCTGGGATGATTATCATACTGGGCGGAGAAATAAATGCGATTTTGAATTGCCATAGGGTACGGAGTGTGAAGTAA
- the cadA gene encoding cadmium-translocating P-type ATPase: MSTEAKATARQHQHYQLDAQDKPNLLSRIAPHAELIAAILCGVLILTGWILSKLNFETTSIILFISAFIIGGFAKAKEGIESTIAEKELNVEMLMIFAAIGSAIIGYWTEGAILIFIFALSGALETYTMNKSNREISALMELQPEEATLLRNGMEKIVHVSSLQLGDTILVKPGERIPSDGVLVKGQTTVDEATITGESLPVSKLVEDTVFAGTVNLRGSVTIKVTKLSSETLFQKIIQLVQSAQSEKSPSQQFIEKFEGTYVKVVLAVVALMMFLPYYLLDWSWNETFYRAMILLVVASPCALVASITPATLSAISNGARKGILFKGGVHLEKLGHLNAIAFDKTGTLTKGKPEITDVLVRDNIDKEDFLITVASIENHSNHPLAQSIVGHAKKTLNRDLLQPDGLEDVSGWGVIGTIGDKEWKIGKADFVDKDDATAFSNGISKELAAQGKTIVYVQDHDGIIGLIALKDTIRKETKEAMTQLRDLGIYTIMLTGDGHKTAEAIASEANIDHHIAECLPEEKVKHLKDLKQKYVNVAMIGDGINDAPALATANVGIAMGEGTDVALETADVVLMKNDLSRIAEAIKLSKRMNTIIKQNVIFSMSVIMLLICTNFLQIIDLPFGVIGHEGSTILVILNGLRLLKG, from the coding sequence ATGAGCACTGAAGCAAAAGCTACAGCACGCCAACATCAACATTATCAATTAGACGCACAGGATAAACCAAATTTACTTAGCAGAATTGCCCCACACGCTGAGTTAATCGCTGCGATCTTATGTGGAGTACTTATTTTAACTGGTTGGATTTTATCAAAATTAAACTTCGAAACTACTTCAATCATTTTATTTATATCGGCCTTTATTATTGGAGGGTTTGCAAAAGCAAAGGAAGGTATTGAATCAACAATTGCTGAAAAAGAACTGAATGTTGAAATGTTGATGATATTTGCAGCAATTGGTTCTGCAATCATTGGCTATTGGACAGAAGGAGCTATTTTAATTTTTATTTTCGCATTAAGTGGAGCCCTCGAAACATATACGATGAATAAAAGTAACAGAGAGATTTCAGCTCTTATGGAACTTCAGCCTGAAGAAGCAACCCTTCTACGAAATGGGATGGAAAAGATTGTTCATGTTTCGAGTCTACAGCTTGGTGACACTATCCTAGTTAAACCGGGTGAACGTATCCCTAGTGATGGTGTACTTGTTAAAGGCCAAACAACTGTTGACGAAGCTACTATTACAGGTGAATCACTACCTGTTTCTAAACTAGTCGAGGATACAGTATTTGCTGGTACAGTAAACCTTCGTGGTTCAGTAACGATTAAAGTCACAAAGCTTAGCAGTGAAACTTTATTCCAAAAGATTATCCAGTTAGTACAATCAGCTCAGAGTGAAAAATCGCCTTCACAACAATTCATTGAAAAATTTGAAGGTACGTATGTAAAAGTGGTTCTTGCAGTTGTTGCTCTTATGATGTTTCTACCTTATTACCTATTAGATTGGAGTTGGAATGAAACCTTTTATCGAGCAATGATTTTACTTGTAGTAGCATCTCCTTGTGCACTAGTTGCCTCGATTACACCAGCTACTTTATCTGCCATTTCTAATGGAGCGAGAAAGGGCATTCTGTTTAAAGGTGGAGTTCATCTAGAAAAGCTTGGTCATTTAAATGCAATTGCTTTTGATAAAACAGGTACGTTAACAAAAGGTAAACCTGAAATTACGGATGTACTTGTTCGAGACAACATAGATAAAGAAGATTTTTTAATAACAGTTGCCTCTATCGAAAATCACTCTAACCATCCATTGGCTCAATCCATTGTTGGTCACGCAAAGAAAACACTTAATCGTGACCTTCTTCAACCAGATGGGCTAGAAGATGTATCAGGTTGGGGAGTTATCGGTACAATCGGAGATAAAGAGTGGAAAATCGGAAAGGCAGATTTTGTGGATAAAGATGATGCCACAGCATTTTCAAATGGAATTTCAAAGGAGTTAGCTGCACAAGGAAAAACAATTGTATATGTTCAAGACCACGATGGAATAATTGGTCTAATAGCACTTAAAGACACAATACGTAAAGAAACAAAAGAAGCCATGACTCAATTGAGAGATTTAGGAATTTATACGATCATGCTGACAGGTGATGGGCATAAAACAGCCGAAGCAATTGCAAGTGAAGCTAATATAGATCATCATATCGCAGAATGTTTACCTGAAGAAAAAGTTAAACATTTAAAGGATTTAAAGCAGAAGTATGTGAATGTTGCAATGATTGGTGATGGAATCAATGATGCACCTGCACTTGCAACCGCAAATGTAGGAATTGCAATGGGAGAAGGAACAGATGTGGCCTTAGAGACTGCTGATGTGGTTTTAATGAAAAATGACTTATCTAGAATTGCCGAAGCCATAAAACTGTCAAAACGAATGAATACAATTATTAAACAAAATGTTATCTTTTCCATGAGTGTTATTATGCTGCTCATCTGTACAAATTTTTTACAAATCATCGACCTTCCATTTGGTGTCATTGGACATGAAGGAAGTACAATCCTCGTTATCCTAAACGGACTGCGTCTTTTAAAAGGATAA
- a CDS encoding BH0509 family protein produces the protein MSRQERKNMIEFIERVKGFEKDALVYMTDAEIEHIYDTTYFHFEEIVE, from the coding sequence ATGAGTAGACAGGAACGCAAAAACATGATTGAGTTTATTGAAAGAGTAAAAGGCTTTGAAAAGGATGCCTTGGTTTATATGACTGATGCAGAAATTGAACACATTTATGACACTACCTATTTTCATTTTGAAGAAATTGTAGAGTAG
- a CDS encoding MFS transporter, which translates to MNTTLRFWILVLIVSISGFSQGMLLPLIAIIFEGSGVSSTLNGLHATGLYIGVLLASPFMEGPLRRFGYKPIILVGGILVIASLFAFPLWDSILFWFVLRLLIGIGDHMLHFGTQTWITSFSPEHRRGRNISIYGLSFGLGFAAGPLVTPLVEINAALPFIISASISLLAWSTVFFLKNELPESADIETTSFFGTMKRFAKTWNYAWVAFLPPFGYGFLEASLNGNFPVYALRTGIDVHSVSILLPAFAVGSIITQLPLGVLSDRLGRKNILLIVLLLGFFSFTSASFLEHSVTGLFICFIIAGMVVGSTFSLGISYMTDLVPKGLLPAGNLMCGIFFSFGSISGPLIGGIFIEYVPGASFFHVISTMLLCIFFAILSFRRQSLVAINQ; encoded by the coding sequence ATGAATACTACATTGCGTTTTTGGATTTTAGTTTTAATTGTTTCTATTTCAGGTTTTTCGCAAGGGATGTTGCTTCCGCTTATTGCGATTATTTTTGAGGGTAGTGGTGTATCTTCAACGTTAAACGGTCTTCATGCAACTGGATTGTATATTGGTGTGTTACTTGCATCTCCATTCATGGAGGGACCACTCAGAAGATTTGGATATAAGCCGATTATTTTAGTAGGCGGAATCTTAGTTATTGCATCTTTATTTGCCTTTCCTTTGTGGGACTCTATTTTATTTTGGTTTGTTCTTAGACTATTAATTGGTATCGGAGACCATATGCTTCACTTTGGTACGCAGACGTGGATCACCTCGTTTTCTCCAGAACACAGAAGAGGCAGAAACATTTCTATATATGGCTTGTCCTTTGGTTTAGGATTTGCTGCAGGGCCGTTAGTAACCCCATTAGTTGAGATTAATGCGGCCTTACCTTTTATTATTTCAGCTTCGATTAGTTTACTTGCCTGGTCGACTGTATTCTTTTTGAAAAATGAACTACCTGAATCCGCGGATATTGAAACAACTTCATTTTTCGGTACAATGAAGCGTTTTGCTAAGACTTGGAACTATGCATGGGTTGCCTTTTTACCTCCCTTTGGATATGGATTTTTAGAGGCATCCTTAAATGGTAACTTTCCTGTATACGCTTTACGAACCGGCATTGATGTCCATAGTGTTTCTATATTATTACCAGCCTTTGCGGTTGGAAGTATAATTACTCAACTTCCACTTGGTGTATTAAGTGATAGGCTAGGTAGAAAGAACATTTTACTCATTGTTCTTCTCTTAGGATTTTTCAGTTTTACGTCAGCAAGTTTTCTGGAACACTCGGTCACTGGATTATTTATTTGTTTCATAATTGCTGGCATGGTTGTTGGTTCAACGTTCTCCTTGGGAATTAGTTATATGACTGATCTAGTGCCAAAGGGACTCCTTCCTGCAGGTAATTTGATGTGCGGAATCTTTTTTAGCTTTGGAAGTATTAGTGGACCATTAATTGGTGGAATCTTTATTGAGTATGTTCCTGGCGCTAGCTTTTTCCATGTGATTAGTACAATGTTATTATGCATCTTTTTCGCGATTCTTTCCTTTAGAAGGCAGAGTTTAGTAGCTATAAACCAATAG
- a CDS encoding OsmC family protein, whose product MEFKMKDVGFTTQFEYGELHIAGDEAHGFRPFQLMVSSIAVCSGGVLRKILEKKRMVIHDITIQADVVRNEQEANRLEKIHIHYLISGEDLQEHKIEQAVELANKNCPMAQSVKDSIEIIETFELK is encoded by the coding sequence ATGGAATTTAAAATGAAAGATGTTGGCTTTACAACGCAGTTTGAATACGGAGAATTACATATTGCTGGTGACGAAGCCCATGGTTTCAGGCCTTTTCAATTAATGGTTTCATCAATTGCTGTTTGTAGTGGTGGTGTTCTACGAAAGATTCTCGAGAAAAAAAGAATGGTTATCCACGATATTACCATTCAAGCGGATGTTGTTAGAAATGAACAAGAGGCAAACCGATTGGAGAAAATACACATTCATTACTTGATTTCAGGGGAAGATTTACAAGAACATAAGATTGAACAAGCGGTAGAACTAGCAAACAAAAACTGCCCAATGGCTCAATCAGTAAAAGACAGTATCGAAATTATTGAAACGTTTGAGCTAAAGTAA
- a CDS encoding membrane protein, translating to MFIIRIMFYIIGLLVTSLGVSLTIISDLGAGAWDALNVGLSTTIGFTVGTWVIIVGIILIIINALLMKSRPEYLAVIPIFLMGPFIDFWLLVVFPNWQPEGFVYQLLVLLLGLTFLSLGISIYLQAKFPLIPIDNFMVAIKSRLPINLGLAKTIGEITALLFAFLFKGPIGLGTIIVTFLIGPLIQVFFPRFEALFKRLSKKTVG from the coding sequence ATGTTCATAATACGAATAATGTTTTATATAATAGGATTACTAGTAACATCACTTGGAGTAAGCTTGACAATCATATCTGACTTAGGTGCGGGTGCATGGGATGCACTAAATGTTGGCCTTTCAACAACTATTGGCTTTACCGTTGGAACTTGGGTAATCATTGTAGGGATAATATTAATTATCATTAATGCATTGCTCATGAAGAGTCGGCCAGAATACTTAGCGGTGATTCCAATCTTTTTAATGGGTCCCTTTATTGACTTTTGGCTACTAGTTGTTTTTCCAAATTGGCAGCCAGAAGGTTTTGTCTACCAGCTCTTGGTATTGCTTCTAGGGTTAACTTTTTTATCACTGGGTATCTCCATTTATTTGCAAGCAAAGTTTCCATTGATTCCAATTGATAATTTTATGGTGGCAATAAAGTCTCGTCTACCTATCAATTTAGGCTTGGCTAAGACAATTGGAGAAATCACGGCACTACTGTTTGCGTTTCTTTTCAAGGGTCCAATAGGACTTGGTACAATTATTGTTACATTTCTAATCGGTCCGCTTATTCAAGTGTTTTTCCCGAGATTTGAAGCCTTGTTCAAAAGATTGAGTAAAAAAACAGTAGGATGA
- a CDS encoding YfkD family protein, whose protein sequence is MKNKLSLVIAVLFLLSSISTITYADGKQDKKQGNKYEIPNSVLNIAKENTYPNPTQDLPYLQPSDLAKELIDSSEVKIENPDLIRILNESSISTTPLAIGYRATIYLGQWPLSYESTETGTNWEYKKINTNFVDNRGGKAPVQMKYNQEAQKHIKGGLTAKIQSPEDVRKMMLIKAAEKTGLPLSFETIIGAGTKKDQVYNVPSKRLGYLYGYAPAVSEKGKVTYGEVYLVLKGSKKSLLVKNVTHQGIGAWIPVQDHVSFGFVASETPR, encoded by the coding sequence ATGAAAAATAAATTGTCACTTGTAATTGCTGTCTTATTCCTTTTATCAAGCATTTCTACAATCACATATGCTGATGGAAAGCAAGATAAAAAACAGGGAAATAAATATGAAATCCCTAATTCTGTATTGAATATCGCAAAAGAAAATACGTACCCAAATCCTACTCAAGACTTACCTTATCTTCAGCCGAGTGATTTGGCAAAAGAGCTAATTGATAGCTCAGAAGTGAAAATTGAGAATCCAGATTTAATTCGTATTTTAAATGAATCTTCAATTTCAACAACTCCTTTAGCTATTGGTTATCGTGCAACGATTTACTTAGGTCAGTGGCCATTAAGCTATGAATCAACAGAGACAGGGACTAATTGGGAATATAAAAAGATTAATACAAACTTTGTAGATAATCGTGGTGGAAAAGCCCCGGTTCAAATGAAATATAATCAAGAAGCACAGAAGCATATAAAAGGTGGACTTACTGCAAAGATTCAAAGTCCAGAAGACGTAAGGAAAATGATGTTAATTAAAGCAGCAGAAAAAACAGGCTTACCTCTTTCATTTGAAACCATTATTGGAGCGGGTACGAAAAAAGATCAGGTCTACAATGTACCTTCCAAAAGATTGGGCTATTTATATGGCTATGCCCCAGCGGTTAGTGAGAAAGGGAAAGTAACGTATGGTGAAGTGTATTTAGTTTTAAAAGGTAGTAAGAAAAGCTTGCTCGTTAAAAACGTAACTCACCAAGGAATTGGTGCATGGATTCCAGTTCAGGATCATGTGTCATTTGGTTTTGTTGCGTCTGAAACTCCTAGATAA
- the yfkAB gene encoding radical SAM/CxCxxxxC motif protein YfkAB, with amino-acid sequence MLVQKQKITPSYDPWEAYLDIEQYGSGQLTNVEFTTTTLCNMRCEHCAVGYTLQPKDPDALPISLLLTRLDEIEHLRSLSITGGEPMLSLKSVENYVLPLLKYAHDRGVRTQINSNLTLDLERYEKIVPYLDVLHISHNWGTIEDFVEGGFAMMERKPTREQRIAYFDRMIENSKALSKAGVMVSAETMLNKRTLPYIERIHHQIVHEMNCARHEIHPMYPSDFASTLETLSLAEIREAIHKILDIRDQKTWMLFGTLPFYACSSKQEDLQLLQRLYNSQNVTVRNDPDGRSRLNVNIFNGDIIVTDFGDAPALGNIQNTSLQAAYETWNQSHLAKQLSCHCPAVKCLGPNVLVKNSYYKDEDFTKKSAQITL; translated from the coding sequence TTGTTAGTGCAAAAACAAAAAATTACCCCTTCCTATGACCCATGGGAAGCTTATTTAGATATTGAGCAATACGGCTCTGGGCAGCTTACAAATGTTGAATTCACAACAACCACATTATGCAATATGAGATGTGAACATTGTGCTGTAGGTTATACGCTTCAGCCCAAAGACCCTGATGCTTTACCAATTTCACTTTTACTCACAAGATTAGATGAAATTGAACATCTACGGTCTCTTAGTATAACGGGTGGAGAACCTATGCTTTCATTAAAGTCTGTTGAAAATTATGTTCTACCTCTTTTAAAGTATGCCCATGACCGCGGGGTCCGTACTCAAATCAATTCAAATTTAACCCTCGATTTAGAACGTTATGAAAAAATTGTACCCTATTTAGATGTTTTACATATCTCACACAATTGGGGAACAATCGAGGACTTTGTTGAAGGTGGGTTTGCAATGATGGAACGTAAGCCGACCAGAGAGCAAAGAATTGCTTATTTTGATCGAATGATTGAGAACAGTAAGGCACTAAGCAAAGCTGGAGTTATGGTGTCAGCTGAGACTATGCTGAACAAACGAACCCTTCCTTATATCGAGAGGATTCATCATCAAATTGTCCATGAAATGAATTGTGCAAGACATGAGATACACCCAATGTACCCAAGTGATTTTGCAAGCACTCTTGAAACGTTGTCTCTAGCTGAAATTCGAGAGGCAATTCATAAGATATTAGATATACGCGACCAGAAGACCTGGATGCTATTTGGAACCTTGCCTTTCTATGCATGCAGTAGCAAACAAGAAGATTTACAACTTCTACAAAGACTCTATAATAGTCAAAATGTAACAGTTCGTAATGATCCTGATGGAAGGTCACGTTTGAACGTTAATATTTTCAATGGCGATATTATTGTAACTGATTTTGGTGATGCTCCTGCTCTGGGTAATATTCAAAATACAAGCTTACAAGCAGCATACGAAACATGGAATCAATCACACCTGGCTAAACAGCTCTCCTGTCACTGTCCTGCTGTAAAATGCTTAGGGCCGAATGTGTTAGTCAAAAATAGTTACTATAAGGACGAAGACTTTACGAAAAAAAGTGCTCAAATTACTCTATAA